The following is a genomic window from Thermodesulfobacteriota bacterium.
GAGCTCGGCGTAGAGCCCGGTGCCGGTGATCCGCTCCAGCAGCTCGGCCCGCTCCGCGGGCCGGGCCTTGAGGAAGGCGGCGAAGTCCCCCTGGGCCAGGAGCACCGAGCGGCAGAACTGGTCGAAGGACAGGCCCAGGAGGGCCTCGAGCCGGCCCAGGGTCTCGGTCTTGGTGCCCCCCAGGCTCTGGCCCGCCTCGTCGTGGAGCTCCATGATCTGGGGCTGGAGCCGGCCGCCGGGGGCGTTTCGGGCCCGGCGCACCGACCAGCGGGCGCGGTAGGGGCGGCCGTCCCTACCCTCGAAGAGCACCTCGGCCCACCCGGCCCCCGCCCCCTTCCGCAGGATCGAGCGCGGGTCGGCGCTGCGCAGGGTCTCCTCCCCCGGCACCCCCACCTCTGCCCCCCCGGACCCGCTCAGGCGCGGCGTGCGGTCGTAGAGGGGCAGGCACACGGCGTCCAGCAGCGTGGACTTGCCCGCCCCCGTGGGCCCCGTGATCCCGAAGAGCCCCGCCGCCCCCAGGGGGCCCCCGGCGAAGTCCACCTCGAAGCGCCCCTCCAGGCTCGCCAGGTTCTCGCCGCCCACCTTCAGGATTCTCACGCCCCCTCCCCCCTCTCCACGTCCTCCAGGAGTTCGTGGAAGGCGGCCAGGAGGTCCGCCGAGGGGTCGCCCTCGTGGCTTCGCCGGTAGCACTGGAGGAAGACCTCCTCGGGGGAGAAGTCCCGCAGGTGCTGGCGTCCCGGCGCGGGCCCGAGGGCCTGCCCGTGACCGGTGTGGTGGGCGGTGATCTTGAGCAGGCGCGGCGCCTTCCCCGTGAGGGCCGCCTCCACCTCCCGTCGCAGGGCCGGGGCCGGGGCCTCCAGGAGAACCCGGACCTCCAGGTAGGGCCGGGCGGCCTCCGGCACGGCCGGGTCCGCCTCGGGCAGGGCGGCCAGGAGCCCGAGCACCTCCGCCAGGGGCCGGGGCCCATCCCCGGGGACGTGGAGGATCTCCACGGCCCGGGGCACCCGCAAGGACTCCACCCGGACGGGCCGGAGGAGGCCCTCCCCGTCCAGGTCCACCAGGCACACTTGGTGGGGGTAGCCCGACTCGGAAAGCGCCAGCGGCAGCGGCGCGCCGCTGTACCGGATGCGGTCGTCGCCGCCCACCCGCTGGGCCAGGTGCAGGTGCCCCAGGGCCGCGTAGGCGAGGTCGCCGGGGAAGAGGTCGGGGGGAAGGGCGTGCTGGTTGCCGCCCAGGATCTTGCGCTCGCTCAGCTCCGAAAGGGCGGTCTGGGCGAGGTAGCAGTGGCCCATGGCCACGAGGCCCTCGGACCCCCGCCGGCGCCGGCGCGCCTCGGCAAGCGCCTCGGCATACACCGCCCGGACCCCCTCCACGAGGGGGTCGCCCCTCCCCCCGTCCTCGGCGGGAAGGTCCGCCGGCCGCAGGAAGGGCACCGCCGCCACCCAGGCCGCCGTCTCCCCCCCGGCGTCCCGCAGGGGAACCAGGAGCCGATCGAGGTCCAGCGCCCCGCCGGGGAGCCGGGGAAGCCCCCCCACCACCCGGATGCGCAGCGCGTCAAGCATGGGCCCGGGGGCGTCGAGGCGGGCCGAGGAGTCGTGGTTCCCACCGATCACCACCAGGTCCAGGGCCGGATACCGCTCCCGGGCGGCCGCCAGGAACCGGTACCACGCCGCCTGGGCCTGGGCCGGCGGGTTCGCGGTGTCGAACACGTCCCCCGCCACGAGCACCGCGTCCACCCCCCGCTCCCCCACCACCTCCAGGAGCCAGTCCAGGAACGCCCCGTGCTCGTGCTCCCGCCCCACCCCATGGAGGGTCTGCCCCAGGTGCCAGTCGGAGGTGTGCAAGATGCGCATACCCTTCCTCACCCGTCCCTGCGGGAGCCGCGCTCCCGCCGCCAACCCTGCCGCGAGGGCGGTCCCGAAACCGCGCGGGCGCGCTGCGCGCTGCTGGTTGCCCGTTGGAAAGACCAACACACTACGCGCCAAGACTTGGTGCCCGGGACGGGATTCGAACCCGTATGGCCTTTCGGCCTGGAGATTTTAAGTCTCCTGTGTCTGCCTGTTCCACCACCCGGGCGTTCTTCCGTTTCGCCCACTTATAGCGCACACCGAACGCTCCCAGGAAGGCCGCGTTCCACCGCAGGCGGCGCGGGGGACGTCACGCCTCTGGAAGCGGGGGGTGCGGCCCAGGCGAGACCCTATGCACCTTCCTGCGTTCCCGCGCCCCGCGCACCCCGGGCAGGGGATCCGGCGGGCGCGGCGAGCCCGTGCGCCCGCCGGGGCGGCCGGCTATCCCGAACGCGTCCGGTAGGGCTCTGCGTGAACCCGAGCTTCTCCGCCAGCGCCGCGTGGCCCTCGGGGGCGATCCCGCGAAGGCGCGCGGCTCCCGCCTGGACCCGCTTGGCCGCGCCCGGCCGAGGGGCGAGCGTCTTTCAGGCGAGCTCCAGGTCTCCCGGCCGGTCCGCGGCGAGCACCCGCAGGAGTTCTCCGGCCTGGGCGAGGTCTTTTTCGGCCTTGGCCGCGTGGCCGGCGTCGCGTTCGGAGGCCGTGAGGAGCTTGTGGAGCGCCAGGC
Proteins encoded in this region:
- a CDS encoding AAA family ATPase, with product MRILKVGGENLASLEGRFEVDFAGGPLGAAGLFGITGPTGAGKSTLLDAVCLPLYDRTPRLSGSGGAEVGVPGEETLRSADPRSILRKGAGAGWAEVLFEGRDGRPYRARWSVRRARNAPGGRLQPQIMELHDEAGQSLGGTKTETLGRLEALLGLSFDQFCRSVLLAQGDFAAFLKARPAERAELLERITGTGLYAEL
- a CDS encoding exonuclease SbcCD subunit D C-terminal domain-containing protein, with amino-acid sequence MRILHTSDWHLGQTLHGVGREHEHGAFLDWLLEVVGERGVDAVLVAGDVFDTANPPAQAQAAWYRFLAAARERYPALDLVVIGGNHDSSARLDAPGPMLDALRIRVVGGLPRLPGGALDLDRLLVPLRDAGGETAAWVAAVPFLRPADLPAEDGGRGDPLVEGVRAVYAEALAEARRRRRGSEGLVAMGHCYLAQTALSELSERKILGGNQHALPPDLFPGDLAYAALGHLHLAQRVGGDDRIRYSGAPLPLALSESGYPHQVCLVDLDGEGLLRPVRVESLRVPRAVEILHVPGDGPRPLAEVLGLLAALPEADPAVPEAARPYLEVRVLLEAPAPALRREVEAALTGKAPRLLKITAHHTGHGQALGPAPGRQHLRDFSPEEVFLQCYRRSHEGDPSADLLAAFHELLEDVERGEGA